The sequence AATAGTCTCACCTCCTTTGAGTGAACTATATCCAACCTTTCTGTAATGCTAATGCGATAGCGACACCAACAGCGTCAGATTCATCATTCGTTTTATACTTAACGACACCTACATAACTTTCTAGTGCCTCAGCTAATTGTTCCTTTGTAGCCTTACCGTTTCCAGTAACAGCTTTCTTCACTGAGGTAGGTGCTATTTCGTCTATATTCTCAACCTCTTTACAATATAGCGTAAAAAGTAATAGTCCTACCGTCCTTTGAATCTGTTGAGTAGCTACAGCGAACTTATTAAAGCCTTTTTCAAACACCACAGCGTCAAAGGTATAACGATCAAGAATGTCATTAGCATGATTCCATATTTGAAATAATCTAAAGCCTGTTGACTTCTTTGAATTTGTTTTAACGTGACTTACCTCAATGACTTTTATATTCTTTGTAATTAAGTTAACTTCACATACAGCAAAGGCTGGACAGGCAAGTGAACTATCAATAGCTAATATTAGTTTCTTGTTACTCATTGACCTCACCACACACTTTCTTGTATGGACAGAACATACACTTACTAGGATTAGGTGCTGGTACATAACCAGTGTCAACCTTTTCAGCAACCCTAGCCCACTTGTTTAACAGGATAGTACGATCTTGTTCAGTTATTCTAGTGTAGAAAATCTTAAAGTCAGGACGTGCGTTTTCATTTGTTGTCCATTTGTCCTTAGCTACAGATTCATAAGTTATTAACCACTCGTCAACACCGAATAGAATAGAGTAAGCTACACACTGTAACCTATGACTAGGTGAAGGTTCTTTAAGTTGCTTTATTTGTGCTACACTGTTTGACTTTGTTTTATATTCAAAACCAACCTTAGTACCGTCTTTGTATTGAAGGATACCGTCACACATACCGAATAGAACGAATGTTACACCGTTATGTTCGATTACCTTCCAATCCTCAATATTCTTTTCCCATGCTGGTAAACCATTTTCCAATCTCAATACTACAAAGTCAGGATTTTCTACAACAATTTCAGCCTCTAATAGTTGTCGCTGGATAGCACCATGAACAGCAGTACTATTTCTAGTCCACCGTCTTTGAAATGGGTGTCCTGTATCCTCGTCCTTCTCAGCCTTGTTAGCCTTAAAGAACAATTCTCTTTCACACT is a genomic window of Neobacillus niacini containing:
- a CDS encoding crossover junction endodeoxyribonuclease RuvC, whose amino-acid sequence is MSNKKLILAIDSSLACPAFAVCEVNLITKNIKVIEVSHVKTNSKKSTGFRLFQIWNHANDILDRYTFDAVVFEKGFNKFAVATQQIQRTVGLLLFTLYCKEVENIDEIAPTSVKKAVTGNGKATKEQLAEALESYVGVVKYKTNDESDAVGVAIALALQKGWI
- a CDS encoding PD-(D/E)XK nuclease family protein, with the protein product MSLLSKPTELREQVLAKKEGNKRGDELVQAFHNHIEAVNSKDYFDIVEVEELLLKEQAHAIEVMKTPKTYPKELARFSPSSSDKCERELFFKANKAEKDEDTGHPFQRRWTRNSTAVHGAIQRQLLEAEIVVENPDFVVLRLENGLPAWEKNIEDWKVIEHNGVTFVLFGMCDGILQYKDGTKVGFEYKTKSNSVAQIKQLKEPSPSHRLQCVAYSILFGVDEWLITYESVAKDKWTTNENARPDFKIFYTRITEQDRTILLNKWARVAEKVDTGYVPAPNPSKCMFCPYKKVCGEVNE